A window of Castanea sativa cultivar Marrone di Chiusa Pesio chromosome 1, ASM4071231v1 contains these coding sequences:
- the LOC142626859 gene encoding uncharacterized protein LOC142626859 has protein sequence MPTATSPAALVAPVSTVPAAFILTGPSPLPTVLSQFEVGSSSATVPDPASEATAFFTRFDQHEVNDLDPADFWGFGPPYVDFHGFRIPKDCASHLVAIYSSRGDFMQGFQYGRSTREHFLKLLGSVMNDIEHNFIDTVSTERILQWKAAIQELVSVGFAVEFILDHLREIARAFFMRKVQPAIDVIDTRLEVLKKEVADLEGRRERLLSSIGGFSIFGDQTLISGLR, from the exons ATGCCTACAGCTACTTCCCCTGCCGCACTTGTAGCACCTGTTTCTACCGTTCCTGCAGCCTTCATTCTCACAGGCCCTA GTCCGCTTCCCACCGTTCTTTCTCAGTTTGAGGTGGGTAGCAGTTCTGCCACAGTGCCAGATCCAGCGAGTGAGGCCACAGCTTTCTTTACCCGCTTCGACCAACACGAGGTCAATGACCTCGATCCTGCAGACTTCTGGGGTTTCGGGCCTCCCTATGTCGACTTCCATGGTTTTAGGATACCTAAGGATTGCGCTTCTCACCTCGTGGCGATTTACAGCAGTCGCGGCGACTTTATGCAAGGATTCCAATACGGTCGTTCTACCAGGGAGCACTTTCTGAAGCTGTTAGGGAGTGTGATGAATGATATTGAGCATAATTTTATTGACACCGTTTCAACCGAGAGGATCTTGCAGTGGAAGGCCGCAATTCAGGAGCTTGTAAGTGTGGGGTTCGCTGTAGAGTTCATCTTGGATCACCTTCGTGAGATTGCTCGTGCCTTTTTTATGAGGAAGGTTCAACCTGCTATTGATGTCATTGACACACGCCTTGAGGTCCTGAAGAAAGAGGTGGCAGACTTGGAGGGTCGTCGTGAGCGCCTCCTTTCCAGTATTGGTGGTTTCAGCATTTTTGGAGACCAAACTCTTATCTCCGGACTTCGTTGA
- the LOC142609985 gene encoding ATP synthase subunit b', chloroplastic: MANMIMASTRTLAPAAPSLSTTPKPKLSMSQITLPKLPTPKITKHQLLKLSTSTLKSLSLVAATSLTLAPPSLSVEMEKAALFDFNLTLPIIVAEFLFLMVALDKIYYTPVGKFMDERDAAIRAKLSDVKDTSGEVKQLEEQAAAVMKAARAEIAAALSKMKKETQEEVEQKLAEGRKKVEAELQEALASLELQKEETLKALDSQIAALSQEIVKKVLPTV, encoded by the coding sequence ATGGCCAACATGATCATGGCCTCTACCAGAACCTTAGCCCCAGCGGCTCCCTCACTCTCCACCACTCCCAAACCCAAACTCTCCATGTCCCAAATCACACTCCCCAAACTCCCAACcccaaaaatcacaaaacacCAACTGCTCAAACTCTCAACCTCCACACTCAAATCCCTGTCCTTAGTAGCCGCCACCTCACTCACCCTGGCCCCACCTTCCCTATCTGTAGAGATGGAAAAAGCAGCGCTCTTCGACTTCAACCTCACCCTCCCAATCATCGTGGCAGAATTCTTGTTCCTCATGGTCGCTCTAGACAAGATCTACTACACCCCAGTTGGCAAATTCATGGACGAAAGAGATGCTGCCATAAGGGCCAAGCTCAGCGACGTGAAGGACACTTCTGGAGAGGTTAAGCAGTTGGAAGAGCAAGCCGCAGCGGTGATGAAGGCTGCCAGGGCCGAGATAGCGGCAGCGCTAAGCAAGATGAAGAAGGAAACACAGGAAGAGGTGGAGCAGAAGCTGGCGGAGGGAAGGAAGAAAGTGGAGGCAGAGTTGCAAGAAGCCTTGGCCAGTTTGGAGCTGCAGAAGGAAGAAACTCTTAAGGCACTTGATTCTCAAATTGCTGCTCTCAGCCAGGAAATTGTCAAGAAGGTCCTTCCTACTgtctaa
- the LOC142609974 gene encoding uncharacterized protein LOC142609974, with translation MEAMVDNRLLIEAEDEEEGGGDGGFSSKRRVSVERNRRSLKLSSSFIADGLSPKSKSLYTKLPSQPLNLSVLKLDGSSFDIEVTKTATIAELKEAVEAVFDHMPQKGPGKISWPHLWGHFCLCYDGQKLVTEADPIRNYGIKDGDQLHFIRHISISYNLRKKRPKKRDVGSKQRKMSLSQSNSCDEGEQKDKEDDDCSDIEKGKLQHYDKKDRCLTKPHKARIAHLLGGWFLCTRQATVKRKKVVGLACPSGMGTGLVGGFRKIIWLCRKKRNSRRDKWRED, from the exons ATGGAAGCGATGGTTGATAACAGGTTGTTAATCGAGGCTGAGGACGAAGAAGAAGGCGGCGGCGACGGCGGTTTTAGCTCGAAGCGTAGGGTTTCGGTGGAGAGGAATCGGCGGTCGCTGAAATTGTCCTCCTCGTTCATAGCCGATGGACTTTCTCCCAAGTCTAAATCTCTGTATACGAAGCTTCCCTCTCAGCCTCTCAACCTCTCTGTCCTCAAATTGGACGGCTCTTCCTTCg ATATTGAAGTTACAAAGACAGCCACTATTGCTGAACTCAAGGAGGCAGTGGAGGCGGTGTTTGATCACATGCCTCAGAAGGGACCAGGAAAAATTTCATG GCCACATCTTTGGGGGCATTTCTGCTTATGCTATGATGGTCAGAAGCTAGTCACTGAAGCTGACCCTATCAGAAATTATGGCATCAAGGATGGTGATCAG CTTCATTTTATTCGGCACATCTCAATCAGCTACAACTTGAGAAAGAAACGACCAAAGAAACGGGATGTTGGttcaaagcaaagaaaaat GTCATTATCGCAATCAAATAGCTGTGACGAAGGAGAACAAAAAGACAAGGAAGATGACGATTGTAGTGATATAGAGAAGGGGAAGCTCCAGCATTACGACAAAAAAGATCGTTGTTTGACTAAACCCCACAAGGCCAGGATTGCACACCTATTGGGAGGGTGGTTCTTATGCACCAGACAAGCAACTGTTAAGAGGAAGAAAGTTGTAGGCTTGGCTTGTCCTTCAGGAATGGGCACTGGTTTAGTGGGTGGTTTTAGAAAGATCATATGGCTTTGCAGGAAGAAACGCAATTCTCGGAGGGATAAATGGAGAGAGGATTGA
- the LOC142622605 gene encoding UDP-N-acetylglucosamine transporter UGNT1, producing the protein MSLKGSSSSNLMLPISDPPGDEDRDKLLRGEEKLFKGSAMTKRGAYAAISYMSCAVLLILFNKAALSSYSFPSANVITLFQMICSCCFLYVMRRLKMISFTVGDSLTVSDSATTLVPLKTLRHTLPLAGAYLLYMLATMESVRGVNVPMYTTLRRTTVVFTMVVEYILAGQKYTSSIVGSVALIVLGAFIAGARDLSFDAYGYAVVFLSNITTAIYLATIARIGKSSGLNSFGLMWCNGILCGPILLFWTFIRGDLEMTINFPYLFSPGFSAVLFCSCVLAFFLNYSIFLNTTLNSALTQTICGNLKDLFTIGFGWILFGGLPFDIFNVIGQLLGFIGSGLYAYYKLIGK; encoded by the exons atgtcgTTGAAGGGGTCGAGCTCATCGAATCTGATGTTGCCGATATCCGATCCTCCAGGAGACGAAGACAGAGACAAACTTCTCAGAGGCGAGGAGAAGCTTTTCAAAGGTTCTGCCATGACCAAACGAGGAGCCTATGCGGCAATCTCCTACATGTCTTGCGCAG TCCTCTTGATATTGTTCAACAAAGCTGCTCTTTCATCCTATAGCTTCCCATCTGCAAATGTCATCACACTCTTTCAG ATGATATGTTCATGTTGTTTTCTCTATGTAATGAGACGCTTGAAGATGATTTCTTTTACGGTAGGTGACTCTTTGACTGTATCTGATAGTGCCACAACACTAGTACCTTTGAAGACATTGAGGCACACTCTTCCTCTTGCAGGAGCCTATTTGCTTTACATG CTAGCCACTATGGAGTCTGTCCGTGGAGTAAATGTTCCCATGTACACCACCCTCAGGCGGACTACTGTGGTATTTACAATGGTTGTGGAGTATATTCTAGCTGGGCAGAAGTACACATCTTCTATTGTTGGAAG TGTTGCATTGATCGTTCTTGGTGCTTTTATTGCGGGAGCTCGGGACTTATCATTTGATGCCTATGGCTATGCTGTTGTTTTCTTGTCCAACATCACTACAGCAATATATCTGGCAACCATAGCCCGTATTG GGAAATCCAGTGGCCTGAATAGCTTTGGCCTTATGTGGTGCAATG GAATCTTATGTGGACCGATTCTGCTGTTTTGGACATTTATTCGGGGTGACTTAGAGATGACAATTAATTTCCCATATCTGTTTTCTCCTGGGTTTTCg GCTGTATTGTTTTGTTCATGTGTACTGGCGTTCTTCTTGAACTACAGTATATTTTTGAACACGACTCTCAATTCAGCACTTACCCAAACAATTTGTGGTAATCTGAAG GATCTTTTTACCATTGGGTTTGGCTGGATTCTATTTGGTGGGCTTCCATTTGATATT TTCAATGTTATTGGGCAACTTCTCGGTTTTATTGGCTCTGGTTTGTATGCCTACTATAAGCTCATTGGGAAGTAA